From Candidatus Eisenbacteria bacterium, the proteins below share one genomic window:
- a CDS encoding NAD(P)-dependent oxidoreductase: MKALITASFDPAALARLARHMDVVHEDWKARNHIYFDGAAFAKRIAEVGADVLIIEADLVHSEVLDTCPLQMIGCCRGDPVNVDVALATEKGIPVFHTPGRNADAVADLTLAFMLALTRRLPAMWATYWGGGARQVERASDFLELYKSFTGVELGGLTVGLVGLGAVGREVAARLAPFKARILAYDPYVTAPPPAVTLVGLDELLGQSDVVSLHAPVTPETTGLVSRERLALMKPTAYLVNTARAALTDEDALYEMLAAGRLAGAALDVLTVEPLQPGNRFLALPNAIVTPHIGGATVDVTRHQSEIVVDAIERHLRGERPRWVANPAVYERRS; encoded by the coding sequence ATGAAAGCCCTCATCACCGCCTCGTTCGATCCCGCCGCGCTGGCGCGGCTGGCGCGCCACATGGACGTCGTCCACGAGGACTGGAAGGCACGCAACCACATCTACTTCGACGGCGCGGCCTTCGCGAAGCGGATCGCCGAGGTCGGCGCCGACGTGCTCATCATCGAGGCGGACCTCGTCCACTCCGAGGTCCTGGACACCTGCCCGCTCCAGATGATCGGCTGCTGTCGCGGCGATCCGGTGAACGTCGACGTCGCGCTCGCGACCGAGAAGGGCATCCCGGTGTTCCACACGCCCGGGCGCAACGCCGACGCCGTCGCCGACCTGACGCTGGCGTTCATGCTGGCGCTGACGCGCCGCCTGCCGGCGATGTGGGCGACGTACTGGGGCGGCGGTGCGCGACAGGTCGAGCGCGCGAGCGATTTCCTCGAGCTGTACAAGAGCTTCACGGGCGTCGAGCTCGGCGGGCTCACGGTGGGGCTCGTGGGCCTCGGCGCGGTCGGCCGCGAGGTGGCCGCGCGCCTCGCGCCGTTCAAAGCTCGCATCCTGGCCTACGACCCGTACGTGACGGCGCCACCCCCGGCTGTGACACTCGTCGGGCTCGACGAGCTCCTCGGGCAATCAGACGTCGTCTCGCTGCACGCACCGGTGACGCCGGAGACGACGGGGCTCGTCTCGCGCGAGCGGCTCGCGCTCATGAAGCCCACCGCCTATCTCGTCAACACGGCGCGGGCGGCGCTCACGGACGAGGACGCGCTCTACGAGATGCTGGCCGCCGGCCGGCTCGCCGGCGCGGCGCTCGACGTCCTCACCGTCGAGCCGCTGCAGCCCGGGAACCGGTTCCTCGCGCTACCCAACGCCATCGTCACGCCGCACATCGGCGGCGCCACGGTCGACGTCACGCGCCACCAGAGCGAGATCGTGGTCGACGCGATCGAGCGTCACCTGCGCGGCGAGCGCCCGCGCTGGGTCGCGAACCCCGCCGTGTACGAGCGTCGGAGCTGA
- a CDS encoding FGGY family carbohydrate kinase: protein MDCFVTLDAGTGSGRCVVVDAGGRVLAKAHEPLTYDVVIDPSFPMVRGFDLDPDRFWGALARCARRAMADLPPGASVRGVIATSQREGCVFLDRDGRVLYAGPNLDARAAMEGLEAEGQVPSGRLHAITGHAPPYIFPLARYLWFRKHHDATRIVSLLMLNDWITFLLSGERVAEESNACESMLYDVTARAWSDELLETFGIPSAILPGVCPTGAVAGRVTADAARATGIPVGTPVFAGGADTESALLGSGVFEVGATGAVLGTTTPVQSVTDRAVIDPAGNLWTSCHVVPGRWVLESNGGDTGGSYRWLLELLYGAADADAHARADAAAAEVEDTGRHVFAHIGPAIFNLAEMNPFQPAGLLFRFPMLHMDRPTRGELLRGFFENVAFAIRGNCEQITAVIGRDIDRLWVSGGMTQSPTLLGILAATLGRPLLVAEVPESASVGCAILAAVGAGVHADLPTAVAAMVRTRTVSPDPSRTAVLDDRYQKWREIYRTLRGWSL from the coding sequence GTGGATTGCTTCGTCACGCTCGACGCGGGAACCGGCTCCGGGCGCTGCGTCGTCGTCGACGCCGGCGGGCGTGTCCTCGCCAAGGCCCACGAGCCGCTCACCTACGACGTGGTCATCGATCCGAGCTTTCCGATGGTGCGCGGGTTCGACCTCGACCCCGACCGTTTCTGGGGGGCGCTGGCGCGCTGCGCGCGTCGCGCGATGGCGGATCTCCCGCCGGGGGCGAGCGTGCGCGGCGTGATCGCGACGAGCCAGCGCGAGGGGTGCGTGTTCCTCGACCGCGACGGCCGGGTGCTCTATGCGGGGCCGAACCTCGACGCCCGTGCCGCGATGGAAGGGCTGGAGGCCGAGGGGCAGGTTCCGTCGGGCCGGCTGCACGCGATCACCGGGCACGCGCCGCCGTACATCTTTCCGCTGGCGCGCTACCTCTGGTTCCGCAAGCACCACGACGCGACGCGCATCGTGTCGCTGCTCATGCTGAACGACTGGATCACGTTCCTGCTCTCCGGCGAGCGCGTGGCCGAGGAGTCGAACGCCTGCGAGTCGATGCTCTACGACGTGACGGCGCGCGCGTGGTCCGACGAGCTGCTCGAGACCTTCGGCATTCCCTCGGCGATCCTTCCGGGCGTGTGCCCGACCGGCGCCGTGGCCGGACGCGTGACGGCCGACGCCGCGCGCGCGACCGGCATCCCGGTGGGCACGCCCGTCTTCGCAGGGGGCGCCGACACGGAGAGCGCGCTCCTCGGCAGCGGGGTCTTCGAGGTCGGCGCGACCGGTGCGGTGCTCGGCACGACGACGCCGGTGCAGAGCGTGACCGATCGCGCGGTCATCGATCCCGCCGGCAATCTCTGGACGAGCTGCCACGTGGTGCCCGGCCGCTGGGTGCTCGAATCGAACGGCGGCGACACCGGCGGATCGTACCGCTGGCTGCTCGAGCTGCTCTACGGCGCCGCCGACGCCGACGCCCACGCGCGCGCGGACGCCGCCGCCGCCGAAGTCGAAGACACGGGCCGCCACGTCTTCGCCCACATCGGCCCCGCCATCTTCAACCTGGCGGAGATGAATCCCTTCCAGCCCGCGGGGCTGCTCTTCCGCTTCCCGATGCTGCACATGGACCGCCCGACCCGCGGCGAGCTGTTGCGCGGGTTCTTCGAGAACGTCGCCTTCGCGATCCGTGGCAACTGCGAGCAGATCACGGCCGTCATCGGGCGTGACATCGATCGCCTGTGGGTGAGCGGCGGCATGACCCAGAGCCCGACCCTGCTCGGCATTCTGGCGGCGACGCTCGGGCGCCCGCTGCTCGTCGCGGAGGTGCCGGAGAGCGCCAGCGTCGGGTGCGCGATCCTCGCGGCCGTCGGCGCCGGCGTCCATGCCGACCTGCCGACCGCGGTCGCCGCCATGGTGCGGACCCGCACGGTGTCGCCCGACCCGTCGCGGACCGCGGTCCTGGACGACCGCTATCAGAAGTGGCGGGAGATCTACCGCACGCTGCGCGGCTGGAGTCTGTGA
- a CDS encoding HAD family phosphatase, whose product MIRGVLFDLDGTLADTEPIQWQAYRRALLPFGVDVGVDEYQREWIAREGGAEYACRTYGLPIDAAELRARKNALYRELIATGVAARPGARAALERLRPAYRLGLATNTVRTDADVVLASVGVRDLLDGIVVREDYARAKPAPDAYLAAARRLGLAPSECVVVEDALRGVEAGRDAGCLVIAIPNDLTRDQDFRDAVRRLSGLDELTVDLLQELSRAG is encoded by the coding sequence GTGATCCGCGGCGTGCTCTTCGATCTCGACGGGACGCTCGCCGATACCGAGCCGATCCAGTGGCAGGCGTATCGGCGCGCGTTGTTGCCCTTCGGCGTCGACGTCGGGGTCGACGAGTATCAGCGCGAGTGGATCGCGCGCGAGGGCGGCGCCGAGTACGCATGTCGCACCTACGGCCTGCCGATCGACGCCGCCGAGCTGCGCGCGCGCAAGAACGCACTCTACCGGGAGCTCATCGCGACCGGCGTCGCGGCGCGTCCCGGCGCGCGGGCCGCGCTCGAGCGCCTGCGGCCGGCGTATCGCCTGGGCCTCGCGACCAACACCGTCCGCACCGACGCCGACGTCGTGCTCGCGAGCGTGGGCGTGCGTGATCTCCTCGACGGGATCGTGGTGCGCGAGGACTACGCGCGTGCGAAGCCCGCGCCGGACGCGTATCTCGCCGCGGCACGCCGCCTCGGCCTCGCGCCGTCGGAGTGCGTCGTCGTGGAGGACGCCCTGCGCGGCGTCGAGGCTGGCCGCGACGCCGGGTGCCTCGTCATCGCGATTCCGAACGACCTCACGCGCGATCAGGACTTCCGCGACGCCGTGCGACGCCTCTCGGGGCTGGACGAGCTCACCGTCGATCTGTTGCAGGAGCTGTCACGCGCAGGCTAA
- a CDS encoding ABC transporter ATP-binding protein, with protein MPAVPARPMIEVEDVTKRFGAIDAVRGISFRVAEGEIVGFLGPNGAGKTTTMRMLAGIFPPTSGRVRVAGHDVLAASLLSRKAIGYFPENAPYYPELLVTEYLRFVARLKRLPRARRAAAVEHALHACALESVAGRRVGTLSKGYRQRVGLAQALLGDPAVLILDEPTIGLDPGQVVEIRDLIRGLRGTRTVLFSSHILSEVEALCERVIVIARGALVGEGTPAELARRLGKRQRAIVRTDGAGDAVRATLRAMPGVDRVEEQDGAIVVESTGEDDLAGSVGRAMQRGGWAVRELRQETLDLEDIFLELVHGGRA; from the coding sequence ATGCCCGCCGTGCCGGCGCGGCCGATGATCGAGGTCGAGGACGTGACGAAGCGCTTCGGCGCGATCGACGCGGTCCGCGGCATCTCGTTCCGCGTCGCCGAGGGCGAGATCGTGGGCTTCCTCGGCCCCAACGGCGCCGGCAAGACGACCACCATGCGGATGCTCGCGGGCATCTTTCCGCCCACGAGCGGACGCGTGCGCGTGGCGGGACACGACGTGCTCGCCGCGTCGCTGCTCTCGCGCAAGGCGATCGGCTACTTCCCGGAGAACGCCCCGTACTATCCCGAGCTTCTCGTAACCGAGTATCTGCGCTTCGTCGCCCGCCTGAAGCGCCTGCCCCGCGCCCGGCGAGCGGCGGCGGTCGAGCATGCGCTGCACGCGTGCGCGCTCGAGAGCGTGGCGGGTCGGCGCGTGGGCACGCTGTCGAAGGGCTACCGCCAGCGCGTCGGGCTCGCGCAGGCGCTGCTCGGCGATCCGGCGGTCCTGATCCTGGACGAGCCCACCATCGGCCTCGATCCGGGGCAGGTGGTCGAGATCCGCGACCTCATCCGCGGCCTGCGCGGCACGCGCACGGTGCTCTTCTCGAGCCACATCCTCTCCGAGGTCGAGGCGCTCTGCGAGCGCGTGATCGTGATCGCGCGCGGGGCGCTCGTGGGCGAAGGCACGCCGGCCGAGCTCGCCAGGCGGCTCGGGAAGCGGCAGCGCGCGATCGTGCGCACCGACGGCGCCGGCGACGCCGTCCGGGCGACGCTGCGCGCGATGCCCGGTGTCGATCGCGTCGAGGAGCAGGACGGCGCGATCGTCGTCGAGTCGACGGGCGAGGACGATCTCGCCGGGAGCGTCGGCCGGGCGATGCAGCGCGGTGGGTGGGCCGTGCGCGAGCTCCGGCAGGAGACGCTCGACCTCGAGGACATCTTCCTCGAGCTCGTGCACGGGGGACGGGCGTGA
- a CDS encoding ABC transporter permease codes for MIVLAIVRKELSLYFSSFLFYALTAVFLALSGYLFYTNLDFYVRFGGMNLARGLWQYQLFDMRERLLVLVPLLTMRLFAEERRLGTLELLWTYPLRDGEIIAGKFLACLAIVTLMLAGTVTYPLWLSRLQPVDAGPLVAGYLGLWLLAAAFIACGLFLSALTDSQLIAGASTYGVLLFFWMITWNEAAVSEGSLRILRPFSLFDRFAVFAQGGIDTRDVSYLLFFTAAFLCATFLALDSRRWRGVRS; via the coding sequence GTGATCGTCCTCGCGATCGTGCGCAAGGAGCTGTCGCTCTACTTCTCGTCCTTCCTCTTCTACGCCCTCACGGCCGTGTTTCTCGCGCTGTCGGGCTACCTCTTCTACACGAACCTCGACTTCTACGTCCGGTTCGGCGGCATGAACCTGGCGCGCGGCCTGTGGCAGTACCAGCTCTTCGACATGCGCGAGCGGCTGCTCGTCCTGGTGCCGCTCCTCACCATGCGTCTGTTCGCCGAAGAGCGGCGGCTGGGCACGCTCGAGCTCCTGTGGACGTATCCGCTGCGCGACGGCGAGATCATCGCCGGCAAGTTCCTCGCCTGTCTCGCGATCGTGACGCTGATGCTCGCCGGCACGGTCACCTATCCGCTCTGGCTCTCGCGCCTCCAGCCTGTCGACGCCGGGCCGCTCGTCGCGGGCTACCTCGGCCTGTGGCTCCTGGCCGCCGCGTTCATCGCCTGCGGGCTCTTCCTGTCGGCGCTCACCGACAGCCAGCTCATCGCCGGCGCGTCGACCTACGGCGTCCTCCTGTTCTTCTGGATGATCACCTGGAACGAGGCCGCCGTCAGCGAGGGCAGCCTGCGGATCTTGAGGCCGTTCTCGCTCTTCGACCGCTTCGCGGTCTTCGCGCAGGGCGGCATCGACACCCGCGACGTGAGCTACCTCCTGTTCTTCACGGCCGCGTTCCTGTGCGCGACCTTCCTTGCGCTCGACTCGCGACGCTGGCGCGGGGTGCGCTCGTGA
- a CDS encoding DUF4350 domain-containing protein has protein sequence MTARAGWQWLQLGLQVVLLLLGLGLLQVAAERTNRRVDLTRARDLSLSTVTQQVLDELQAPLRITAFYRRGSRGPQAALLARMRAASPRVEYELLDLDRYPERARVFGISQYGRAALEYEGRRAVVTTLPEEQLVGGILQVLRGTPRRVLFTSGHGERTPTGESDAYARFVSALANENYRTEGVSLVGADIPSDVELVVVAGPRHDLLEAEVDRLAAYVKGGGGLLLLLEPGRLPNLGALLSSMGIELRDDFIVDHERSIIGTDGLAAVVELFKRGNPISEPTGNPIQSGAVLPSARSVDVAHEVPGVDAQAIARTAPTAWAMADPERARRGEAPSEAAHDVPGGAAVMVMAEVGAPGPGTRPGRVVVVGDADFASDGYIDLLGNRDLALNAVAWVTEDRTLAGERTTRVAEVFRPLSPLVLTERQARGLLLGTTVIEPGLVLVAGAVLVGLRRRRG, from the coding sequence GTGACGGCGCGCGCCGGCTGGCAGTGGCTCCAGCTCGGGCTGCAGGTGGTCCTGCTGCTGCTCGGGCTCGGGCTCCTGCAGGTGGCGGCGGAGCGCACCAACCGTCGCGTGGACTTGACGCGCGCGCGCGACCTCTCGCTCTCGACCGTGACGCAGCAGGTGCTCGACGAACTTCAGGCGCCACTGCGGATCACCGCCTTCTACCGGCGGGGAAGCCGCGGGCCGCAGGCGGCGCTCCTCGCCCGCATGCGAGCCGCGAGCCCGCGCGTCGAGTACGAGCTTCTGGATCTCGACCGTTACCCCGAGCGCGCGCGCGTCTTCGGCATCTCGCAGTACGGTCGCGCCGCGCTCGAGTACGAAGGCCGACGCGCGGTCGTGACGACGCTGCCCGAGGAGCAGCTCGTGGGAGGCATCCTGCAGGTGCTGCGCGGGACACCGCGCCGCGTGCTGTTCACGTCGGGCCATGGCGAGCGGACGCCGACGGGCGAATCGGACGCCTACGCCCGCTTCGTCTCGGCGCTCGCCAACGAGAACTATCGCACCGAGGGCGTGTCGCTCGTCGGCGCCGACATCCCGAGCGACGTCGAGCTGGTCGTGGTCGCAGGGCCGCGCCACGATCTCCTCGAGGCCGAGGTCGATCGCCTGGCCGCCTACGTGAAGGGCGGCGGCGGGCTCCTCCTGCTGCTCGAGCCCGGGCGCCTGCCGAACCTGGGTGCGCTGCTCTCGAGCATGGGGATCGAGCTCCGCGACGACTTCATCGTCGACCACGAGCGCAGCATCATCGGCACCGACGGGCTCGCGGCCGTGGTCGAGCTCTTCAAGCGCGGGAATCCCATCTCCGAGCCGACCGGCAATCCCATTCAGAGCGGCGCCGTGCTGCCGTCGGCGCGCTCGGTGGACGTCGCCCACGAGGTCCCCGGCGTCGACGCGCAGGCGATCGCGCGCACGGCACCGACCGCGTGGGCGATGGCGGATCCCGAGCGCGCGCGCCGCGGCGAGGCGCCGAGCGAGGCCGCGCACGACGTTCCCGGCGGCGCGGCGGTGATGGTGATGGCCGAGGTCGGTGCGCCCGGGCCGGGCACGCGCCCGGGGCGCGTGGTCGTCGTGGGCGACGCCGACTTCGCGAGCGACGGCTACATCGACCTGCTCGGGAACCGCGACCTGGCGCTCAACGCCGTCGCGTGGGTGACCGAAGATCGCACGCTCGCCGGCGAGCGCACGACGCGCGTGGCCGAGGTCTTCCGCCCGCTCTCGCCGCTCGTTCTGACCGAGCGGCAGGCTCGCGGGCTCCTGCTCGGAACGACGGTGATCGAGCCCGGCCTCGTGCTCGTCGCGGGCGCCGTGCTGGTGGGCCTGCGCCGCCGGCGGGGCTAG
- a CDS encoding gamma-butyrobetaine hydroxylase-like domain-containing protein: MAARSPEALRIDKLTQVGRYALGVQWGDGHDSILPHRNVRRACPCDACVAEPVSEVSPQAEQPVLVDVLGGQSIFIRWADRHETLLLVSELRDLCRCARCVGEPDYPISGQ; encoded by the coding sequence GTGGCCGCTCGCTCCCCGGAGGCGCTCCGCATCGACAAGCTCACGCAGGTGGGTCGCTACGCCCTCGGCGTCCAGTGGGGCGACGGCCATGACAGCATCCTTCCGCATCGCAACGTGCGCCGGGCTTGCCCGTGCGACGCGTGCGTCGCGGAGCCGGTATCCGAGGTCTCGCCCCAAGCCGAGCAGCCGGTGCTGGTCGACGTACTCGGCGGGCAGAGCATCTTCATCCGGTGGGCCGATCGGCACGAGACGCTGCTCCTCGTCTCCGAGCTGCGCGATCTCTGTCGCTGCGCTCGCTGCGTGGGCGAGCCCGACTACCCGATCTCGGGACAGTAG
- a CDS encoding amidohydrolase family protein: protein MKITELGDADGHIIEPGDLWAERMPADLREMAPRFGRDEQGVFRQHIYGIDIATLDTMHGGMRPRDMLQNMGLAAAMGQDLARVFSDDDRERYTMVDAPEWTRDGKKRLAFNLEHGVGRAVLFPTFMLAGGTFQPHIAAAACQVYNDWIQDDYCKGSGGRLIPVAALPIVDVDASIAETKRVAERGFPAVFIRTNPVLKKKYSDRSFDPLWQTIQDAGVKLGLHPLPVWDQDGTARGFALKDIMAASALGFPLDMMHTLYDMMAGGVFDRFPQMQTMILEAGCGWIPSMFERFEEHMEMFGKVKAPEWKSKPMDIFLRQMMVTVEACEEIDIKIALQFLPADHIALASDWPHYDGTPDLLAGFAKATHGLADEDVRMLATGTLERWFPS, encoded by the coding sequence ATGAAGATCACGGAGCTGGGCGACGCCGACGGACACATCATCGAGCCGGGCGATCTGTGGGCCGAGCGCATGCCGGCGGACCTGCGCGAGATGGCGCCGCGCTTCGGTCGCGACGAGCAGGGGGTATTCCGGCAGCACATCTACGGCATCGACATCGCGACGCTCGACACGATGCACGGCGGTATGCGGCCGCGCGACATGCTGCAGAACATGGGGCTCGCGGCGGCGATGGGCCAGGACCTGGCGCGCGTCTTCTCCGACGACGATCGCGAGCGCTACACGATGGTCGATGCACCCGAATGGACACGCGACGGCAAGAAGCGGCTCGCGTTCAACCTGGAGCACGGCGTCGGCCGCGCGGTGCTCTTTCCCACCTTCATGCTCGCGGGCGGCACCTTCCAGCCGCACATCGCGGCGGCGGCCTGCCAGGTCTACAACGACTGGATCCAGGACGACTACTGCAAGGGCTCGGGCGGGCGGCTGATCCCGGTCGCGGCGCTCCCGATCGTCGACGTCGACGCCTCGATCGCCGAGACGAAGCGGGTCGCCGAGCGCGGCTTTCCGGCCGTCTTCATCCGCACGAACCCCGTCTTGAAGAAGAAGTACTCGGACCGCAGCTTCGATCCGCTCTGGCAGACGATCCAGGACGCGGGCGTGAAGCTCGGCCTCCATCCGTTGCCCGTCTGGGATCAGGATGGCACGGCGCGCGGCTTCGCCTTGAAGGACATCATGGCGGCCTCGGCGCTCGGCTTCCCGCTCGACATGATGCACACGCTCTACGACATGATGGCGGGCGGCGTCTTCGACCGCTTCCCCCAGATGCAGACGATGATCCTCGAAGCCGGCTGCGGCTGGATTCCGTCGATGTTCGAGCGTTTCGAGGAGCACATGGAGATGTTCGGGAAGGTGAAGGCGCCCGAGTGGAAGTCGAAGCCGATGGACATCTTCCTGCGCCAGATGATGGTCACGGTCGAGGCCTGCGAGGAGATCGACATCAAGATCGCGCTCCAGTTCCTGCCGGCCGATCACATCGCGCTCGCGTCGGACTGGCCGCACTACGACGGCACCCCCGATCTCCTCGCGGGGTTCGCCAAGGCGACGCACGGCCTCGCGGACGAGGACGTTCGCATGCTCGCGACCGGCACCCTCGAGCGCTGGTTTCCGTCTTGA